One region of Longimicrobiaceae bacterium genomic DNA includes:
- a CDS encoding HAMP domain-containing sensor histidine kinase has protein sequence MATEARSADPLLIRANKLDLLERLADALAHEIKNPLHSMVINLEVLKRRLARAGAGEQDDVLRYIGVLGGELERVNRRIELLLRLSRPGRGAEPATLNELTEELMELVQLEARHRDTTVEYDPGTHLARVHVPREPARQVILNLVLDVLDGLAPGEPLRIRVAQEEGRSQLVVEGSYTPGPSEPDEDGFASRYGVARTLAETIGGRVDPLGVPAGTPDDSAAAAGVVFSLPASRG, from the coding sequence GTGGCGACCGAAGCGCGAAGCGCCGATCCTCTGCTGATCCGCGCCAACAAGCTCGACCTGCTCGAAAGGCTGGCCGACGCGTTGGCCCACGAGATTAAGAACCCGCTGCACTCCATGGTCATCAACCTGGAGGTGCTGAAGCGGAGGCTCGCCCGCGCCGGTGCGGGCGAGCAGGACGACGTGCTGCGGTACATCGGCGTGCTGGGGGGCGAGCTGGAGCGGGTGAACCGGCGGATCGAGCTGCTGTTGCGGCTCTCGCGGCCCGGCCGCGGGGCGGAGCCCGCCACGCTCAACGAGCTCACCGAAGAGCTGATGGAGCTGGTGCAGCTGGAGGCACGCCACCGCGACACCACGGTGGAGTACGACCCCGGCACGCACCTGGCCCGCGTGCACGTGCCCCGCGAGCCCGCCCGCCAGGTCATCCTCAACCTCGTGCTGGACGTGCTGGACGGGCTGGCCCCCGGCGAGCCGCTGCGCATCCGCGTGGCGCAGGAGGAGGGGCGCTCGCAGCTGGTCGTGGAGGGCAGCTATACGCCCGGCCCCTCCGAGCCGGACGAGGACGGGTTCGCGTCGCGCTACGGCGTGGCGCGCACCCTGGCCGAGACCATCGGCGGGCGCGTGGACCCTCTGGGCGTGCCCGCGGGTACTCCCGACGACTCCGCCGCCGCGGCGGGCGTCGTCTTCTCGCTCCCCGCCTCGCGCGGGTGA